A genomic segment from Gemmatimonadaceae bacterium encodes:
- a CDS encoding ribose-phosphate pyrophosphokinase yields the protein MDTLPLAPGAKIISGTANPALADEVARHLGVELARTTATRFSDGEIFVRIDENIRGSDLFIIQSTNPPADNILEMLLLIDAARRASATRITCVLPYFGYARQDRKDQPRVAIAAKLMANMIQTAGADRVLGLDFHQHQLQGFFDVPVDHLYAAPVLTAHYRKKGLKDLVVVAPDVGAAKMARGFAKRLDASLAIVDKRRPKANVAEVLNVVGDVEGRDCLIADDMIDTAGTMTEAARALKALGAADIYVCATHALLSGPAKERFDDAPIKEVTVTDSVFIPETRRPRQLNVLSVGELLSKAIRFTHSEQSVSSLFD from the coding sequence ATGGACACGCTGCCGCTGGCGCCAGGCGCCAAGATCATTTCCGGGACCGCCAATCCGGCGCTGGCCGACGAGGTTGCACGCCATCTTGGCGTCGAACTCGCCCGGACCACGGCAACGCGTTTCAGTGACGGCGAGATCTTCGTCCGGATCGACGAGAACATCCGCGGGTCGGATCTCTTCATCATCCAGTCGACGAACCCGCCGGCGGACAACATCCTCGAGATGCTGCTGCTCATCGACGCCGCGCGTCGGGCGAGCGCGACCCGCATCACGTGTGTGCTGCCCTACTTCGGCTACGCGCGGCAGGACCGCAAGGACCAGCCGCGGGTGGCGATCGCGGCGAAGCTGATGGCGAACATGATCCAGACCGCCGGCGCCGACCGCGTGCTCGGCCTGGATTTCCACCAGCACCAGTTGCAGGGCTTCTTCGATGTGCCGGTCGATCACCTGTATGCGGCGCCCGTGCTCACGGCGCACTACCGGAAGAAAGGCCTGAAGGACCTGGTGGTGGTGGCGCCGGATGTCGGTGCCGCCAAGATGGCCCGCGGGTTCGCCAAGCGGCTCGACGCATCGCTCGCGATCGTCGACAAGCGGCGCCCGAAGGCGAACGTGGCCGAGGTGCTGAATGTCGTGGGGGACGTGGAGGGGCGTGACTGCCTCATCGCCGACGACATGATCGACACGGCCGGCACGATGACGGAGGCGGCCCGCGCGCTCAAGGCGCTCGGCGCCGCCGACATCTACGTGTGTGCGACCCATGCGTTGCTGAGCGGTCCTGCCAAGGAGCGCTTCGACGATGCACCGATCAAGGAGGTGACGGTGACCGACTCCGTCTTCATCCCCGAGACCCGCCGCCCGCGCCAGCTGAACGTGCTGTCGGTGGGCGAACTGCTGTCGAAGGCCATTCGATTCACCCACAGTGAGCAGTCCGTCAGCTCACTGTTTGACTGA
- a CDS encoding VanZ family protein: MITERAPRRTTDMPAHQAPRPGLDLVAIAVRHATVLRLAYFAIICTATLMRLGFDPDPERVLARLRRALDPQMNFKNVVDAVRNVALFAGWGVTWVLTARAPATRRDLAMATFLGMLASLTVESMQLFSASRETSVLDVLTNTLGSVVGAAGVWLIERRATTDMRSGTTLGVPGWMPASALLATAAGLAFAPSSRPSQVLGWAATPMLRMEAVAQQSPLVVPWLALLTDLGAWGLAGIAVAVSISDRTGRVRRAQLAVWLLIVPLLLAGAYYGRAMAGLQRESRSLPVQAVAVSLGLLLGLALVGRWRRRFPARSDRGLQLAVACAVVGALMSWVPAAWAVHPDGGPGFTWRQLVPLMSQFSRQDMSSVFLVLQKAGIGAALGACLAARKRAGAPQPGVRAAVLVAIVYEAGQLVVPGRFPDVTDIMITSAAAALAAVRVARASQAARQSPAELV; this comes from the coding sequence GTGATCACTGAGCGGGCGCCGCGGCGCACCACCGACATGCCCGCGCACCAGGCGCCGCGCCCCGGGCTCGACCTGGTGGCCATCGCCGTCCGCCACGCGACCGTGCTGCGCCTGGCGTATTTCGCGATCATCTGCACCGCGACGCTGATGCGCCTCGGCTTCGATCCGGACCCGGAGCGCGTGCTCGCGCGCCTGCGACGCGCGCTCGATCCGCAGATGAACTTCAAGAACGTCGTCGACGCGGTGCGCAACGTCGCCCTCTTCGCCGGCTGGGGCGTGACGTGGGTGCTGACGGCGCGCGCGCCCGCCACCCGGCGCGACCTCGCGATGGCCACGTTCCTCGGCATGCTCGCCAGCCTCACGGTGGAGTCGATGCAGCTCTTCTCGGCCAGTCGCGAGACGAGCGTGCTCGACGTGCTGACCAATACCCTCGGCTCGGTGGTGGGGGCGGCCGGCGTCTGGCTGATCGAGCGCCGGGCGACGACCGACATGCGGAGCGGGACCACGCTGGGGGTGCCGGGGTGGATGCCGGCATCGGCGCTGCTGGCCACCGCGGCCGGCCTCGCCTTCGCCCCGTCCAGCCGTCCGTCGCAGGTGCTCGGCTGGGCCGCCACGCCGATGCTCCGGATGGAGGCCGTGGCGCAGCAGTCGCCGCTGGTCGTGCCCTGGCTGGCCCTGCTCACCGACCTTGGCGCCTGGGGCCTGGCCGGCATCGCGGTGGCCGTGTCGATCAGTGACCGGACCGGTCGGGTGCGTCGGGCGCAACTCGCCGTCTGGCTGCTGATCGTCCCATTGCTGCTGGCCGGGGCGTACTACGGCCGGGCGATGGCCGGACTCCAGCGCGAGAGCCGAAGCCTCCCGGTGCAGGCCGTGGCGGTGAGCCTGGGCCTGCTGCTGGGCCTGGCACTGGTCGGGCGCTGGCGCCGTCGCTTCCCGGCCCGGAGCGACCGCGGGCTGCAGCTGGCGGTGGCGTGTGCGGTGGTCGGCGCCCTGATGTCATGGGTGCCGGCGGCCTGGGCAGTGCACCCCGATGGCGGCCCCGGGTTCACCTGGCGGCAGCTCGTGCCCCTGATGTCCCAGTTCAGCCGACAGGACATGTCGAGCGTCTTCCTGGTTCTGCAGAAGGCCGGGATCGGGGCGGCGCTCGGGGCATGCCTGGCGGCGCGGAAGCGGGCCGGGGCCCCGCAGCCGGGGGTCCGGGCGGCGGTGCTGGTCGCGATCGTCTACGAGGCCGGCCAGCTCGTGGTCCCGGGCCGCTTTCCCGACGTGACCGACATCATGATCACCAGTGCCGCGGCCGCCCTGGCGGCGGTCCGGGTGGCGCGCGCCTCGCAGGCCGCCCGCCAGTCGCCGGCCGAGCTGGTGTAG
- a CDS encoding aminoacyl-tRNA hydrolase yields MKVFLGLGNPGREYERTRHNIGWWVLDHLARRWNTDGWTKDGKAMVATARVGDEVVKLVKPQTYMNLSGEVLKPFLTRPGWDPAADLLVLVDEVALPFAAMRTRPSGSAGGHNGLKSVQAHVGSTGYPRLRIGVAPLHPRASVGNLSDFVLGQFGREEAEFMEAALPRIGEACECWVREGITAMMNKFNPPPPTAP; encoded by the coding sequence ATGAAAGTCTTCCTCGGTCTCGGCAATCCCGGCAGGGAGTACGAGCGCACCCGGCACAACATCGGCTGGTGGGTGCTGGACCACCTCGCGCGCCGGTGGAACACCGACGGCTGGACGAAGGACGGCAAGGCGATGGTCGCCACCGCCCGCGTCGGCGACGAGGTCGTGAAGCTGGTCAAGCCGCAGACGTACATGAACCTCAGCGGCGAGGTCCTCAAGCCGTTCCTCACCCGGCCAGGCTGGGACCCGGCGGCAGACCTGCTGGTGCTCGTGGACGAGGTGGCCCTGCCCTTCGCCGCGATGCGCACGCGCCCCAGCGGCAGTGCCGGCGGGCACAACGGCCTCAAGTCGGTGCAGGCGCACGTGGGCTCCACCGGCTACCCGCGCCTCCGCATCGGCGTCGCCCCGCTCCATCCGCGCGCCAGCGTCGGCAACCTCTCCGACTTCGTGCTCGGCCAGTTCGGCCGTGAGGAGGCGGAGTTCATGGAGGCCGCACTGCCGCGCATCGGCGAGGCCTGCGAGTGCTGGGTCCGTGAGGGAATCACGGCCATGATGAATAAGTTCAACCCACCGCCGCCCACCGCGCCGTGA
- a CDS encoding 50S ribosomal protein L25/general stress protein Ctc, producing the protein MSTATLSATLRSESGKGAARALRRAGSVPAVIYGHKRAPMSLSVPTRELERLLERVAAETTVVELSIDGKVSRTLIREIQKHPFKKQLVHIDFQELVAGEKITVNVPLVLVGTSIGVRSFGGIVDQTLRELEVSVDPSAIPNHIDVDISALNVADSIHVRDLTLPAGITVLTDADASVVVVAAPKVSAADAAAEAAATAEPEVLRAKKPADDAK; encoded by the coding sequence ATGTCCACTGCCACGCTCTCTGCCACCCTCCGCTCCGAGTCCGGGAAGGGCGCTGCCCGCGCGCTGCGTCGCGCCGGCTCCGTGCCGGCCGTCATCTACGGCCACAAGCGCGCGCCGATGTCCCTCTCCGTGCCGACCCGTGAGCTGGAGCGACTGCTCGAGCGCGTGGCCGCCGAGACCACCGTGGTGGAGCTCAGCATCGACGGCAAGGTCTCGCGCACCCTGATCCGCGAGATCCAGAAGCACCCGTTCAAGAAGCAGCTCGTCCACATCGACTTCCAGGAACTGGTCGCCGGTGAGAAGATCACGGTCAACGTGCCCCTCGTCCTCGTCGGCACCTCGATCGGCGTCCGCTCGTTCGGCGGCATCGTCGACCAGACGCTCCGCGAGCTCGAGGTCAGCGTCGACCCGTCGGCCATCCCGAACCACATCGACGTCGACATCTCGGCCCTGAACGTCGCGGACTCGATCCACGTGCGCGACCTCACCCTGCCCGCCGGCATCACGGTCCTCACCGACGCCGATGCCTCGGTCGTCGTAGTCGCCGCGCCGAAGGTCAGCGCCGCCGATGCCGCCGCCGAAGCCGCTGCGACCGCCGAGCCCGAAGTGCTCCGCGCGAAGAAGCCGGCCGACGACGCCAAGTAA